Sequence from the Microbacterium sp. AZCO genome:
CCGACGACGAACATCAACGCGACCCTGCAGCAGATCGCCGAGCTGACGGCGTCCGGCTGCGAGATCGTGCGCGTCGCGGTGCCGTCGCAGGACGACGCCGACGTGCTGCACATCATCGCCGCCAAGAGCCAGATCCCGGTCATCGCCGACATCCACTTCCAGCCGAAGTACGTCTTCCAGGCGATCGACGCCGGCTGTGCCGCCGTGCGCGTCAACCCCGGGAACATCCGCAAGTTCGACGACCAGGTGGGCGCGATCGCCAACGCGGCGAAGGCGGCGGGCGTCTCGCTCCGCATCGGCGTCAACGCGGGCTCGCTCGACCCGCGCCTCCTCGAGAAGTACGGCAAGGCGACACCCGAGGCGCTCGCCGAGAGCGCCCGGTGGGAGGCATCCCTCTTCGAGGAGCACGACTTCCACGACTTCAAGATCTCCGTCAAGCACAACGACCCGGTCGTCATGGTGAAGGCCTACCGCCTGCTCGCGGCGATGGGGGACTGGCCGCTGCACCTCGGCGTCACGGAGGCCGGCCCCGCCTTCCAGGGCACGATCAAATCGGCGACCGCGTTCGGCATCCTGCTCGGCGAGGGCATCGGCGACACGATCCGTGTCTCGCTGTCGGCCCCGCCCGCCGAAGAGGTCAAGGTCGGTCACCAGATCCTCCAGTCGCTCAACCTGCGCGAGCGCAAGCTCGAGATCGTCTCGTGCCCGTCGTGCGGACGCGCGCAGGTCGACGTGTACTCGCTCGCCGATTCGGTCACCGAGGGCCTCAAGGACATGACCGTGCCGCTGCGCGTCGCCGTCATGGGCTGCGTCGTCAACGGCCCCGGCGAGGCGCGCGAGGCCGATCTCGGCGTCGCGTCGGGCAACGGCAAGGGACAGATCTTCGTCAAGGGCCAGGTCATCAAGACGGTGCCCGAGTCCGAGATCGTCGCGACGCTCATCGAAGAGGCGAACCGCATCGCCGACGAGCTCGGCCCTGACGCCCCGGTCGGCACCGCCCAGGTCGTCACGGCCTGAGGCGCGGCATGAGCGCGATCTTCGAGGCCATCGACGACTCGCTGGCGCGCTGGATCGCGCGGCAGCCGATGTTCTTCGTCGCAACGGCGCCGCTGGCGGCCGATGGGCACGTCAACGTGTCGCCGCGCGGCCTCGACTGCTTCAGCGTGCTCGACGGCAGCACCGTCGCCTGGGTCGACCTCACCGGCTCAGGGGCCGAGACGATCGCGCACCTGCGCGAGAACGGCCGCATCTGCGTCATGTTCTCGTCGTTCGGTCCGCAGCCGCGCATCCTCCGTGTCCACGGCCGCGGTCGTGTCGAGACGGCCGGCGAGGTGTTCGACGACGTCGTGGCGCGGCATCCCTCGCTCATCGGACCGCGCGCGGTCATCGTCGTCGACGTCGACCGCATCGCCGACTCGTGCGGCTGGGGGGTTCCCCGCATGCAGCTCGTCGACGACGGCGAGCGCGGGATCATGGGCCCGTGGGCCGAGAAGAAGGGCCCTCAGGGTCTCGTGCGCTACCGCACTCAGAAGAACCTCGAAAGTCTGGACGGCCTCCCCGCGCTGAGCCTCGACGAGGTCTGAGCCGCTCGTCAGCCCCGGCGCCGGCCGACGCGATGCGCGATGGCGCCGTAGAGCCGGACGAGCTGCGGCACGACGAGGTAGAAGGCGACGGGGACGACGACGGCCGTGAGCACCGCCGTGCGCAGCACGGGATGCCACGAGCCCGAGATCGGCGCGAGGAGCAGCGAGCCGATCGTGACGAGCGGGAAGATCGCGAGCCACGTCAGCAGGGCGCGCACGTGCTGGGACGGCGCCGGATGCGTCGGGCGGATGACCGGAGTGGCGGCGGTGTCGGTCATGGTCGGCGTCCTTCGATCCGTGCGGCGAGTGCGATGCGGCGTACAAGCGCACGACGGCCGGGAACATTCCCGGCCCCCACCTAGACTTGTCCCTCGTGGTCACCCGTCTGTCGAACTTCTTCCTCCGCACGCTCCGTGAAGACCCCGCCGACGCCGAGGTCACGAGCCACAGGCTGCTCGTGCGGGCCGGCTACATCCGCCGCGCCGCGCCCGGCGTCTTCACGTGGCTGCCGCTGGGGCTGAGGGTCAAGGCGAAGATCGAGGCGGTCATCCGCGACGAGATGACCAAGGCGGGGGCCTTCGAGGTGCACTTCCCCGCCCTGCTTCCCCGCGAGCCCTATGAGGCGTCGGGTCGCTGGACCTCCTACGGCGACGGCATCTTCCGCCTCCAGGACCGCAAGGGCGCCGACTACCTGCTGGCGCCGACGCACGAGGAGATGTTCACCCTTCTCGTGAAGGACCTCTACTCGTCGTACAAGGACCTGCCGCTCACGATCTACCAGATCCAGGACAAGTACCGCGACGAGGCGCGTCCGCGCGCCGGCCTGCTCCGCGGACGCGAGTTCACGATGAAGGACGCGTACTCCTTCGACTACACCGACGAGGGTCAGGATGCCTCGTACCAGTCGCAGCGCGACGCCTACGAGCGCATCTTCCAGCGTCTGGGCCTCGAGTACGTCATCGTCGCCGCGGACAACGGCCTCATGGGCGGTGCGCGCAGCGAGGAGTTCCTCCACCCGACGCCTGTCGGCGAAGACACGTTCGTCCGCTCGGACGGCGGATACGCCGCCAACGTCGAGGCCTTCGTCACGACGGCGCCCGCGCCCATCCCGTTCGAGGGCCTCCCCGCGCCGGTCATCTTCGACTCGCCGAACACCCCGACGATCCAGACGCTGGTCGACCACTCGAACGCCCACCTCGAGGCGCCCGCCCCCGGCATCGCGGGGCCGGATACCGACGGGGTCACGGAGTGGACTGCCGCGCACACGCTCAAGAACGTCGTCCTCGCGCTCACGCACCTCGACGGCACGCGAGAGCTCGTCATCGTCGGCGTTCCCGGCGACCGTGACGTCGACGACAAGCGCGTCGAGGTCGCCTTCGCACCGGCGGCCGTCGAGCCGGCGACGGAGCAGGACTTCGAGGACAACCCGCTCCTCGTCAAGGGCTACATCGGACCCTGGTCCGAGACCGGGCCGATCCTCGGCGAAGAGTCGGCGACCGGCATCCGCTTCCTCCTGGACCCCCGCGTCGTCGACGGGACGGCCTGGGTGACGGGCGCGAACATCGACCAGAAGCACGTGCACTCCCTCGTGGCGGGCCGCGATTTCACCGGCGACGGATTCGTCGAGGTCGCAACGGTCCGCGACGGCGATCTCGCACCCGACGGCTCCGGCCCGGTGCACCTCGCCCGCGGCATGGAGATCGGCCACGTCTTCCAGCTCGGCCGCTTCTTCGCCGAGACGCTCGGGCTTCAGGTGCTCGACGAGAACGGCAAGCTCGTGACGGTCACGATGGGCTCGTACGGCATCGGCGTCACGCGCATCCTCGCGATCATCGCCGAGCTCAACAACGACGACAAGGGCCTCGTGTGGCCGGCGCCCGTCGCGCCGTTCGACGTGCACGTCGTCGCGACGGGCAAGGACTCCGTGGCCTTCGACCTCGCCGCGTCGGTGTCGGCCGAGCTCGAGGCATCCGGTCTCGACGTCCTCTACGACGACCGGCCGAAGGTGTCTCCCGGTGTGAAGTTCGCCGATGCGGAGCTCGTCGGCGTCCCGCGGATCGTCATCGTCGGCCGCGGCGCGGCCGACGGACAGGTCGAGCTCTGGGACCGCCGCAGCGGCGATCGCGAGGTGCTCCCCGTTGGCGAGGCTGTCGCGCGGCTCACCGCGTAGGACGTCAGCCGTCGGCGGCGGCCCCGCCCGCGGTGCGCTGAGCCGCACCGACGAGCTCGCGCAACTCTGCCGTGGCCCGCTCGTATCGCTCGAGGAGCTCGAGGAGCTGCTCGGTGGACAGCGGTGCGGGCGAGGTTCCGTCGGCGGGCGCCGCGACGTCGGCGGGCGTGGCAACGCGGGCCGGTGCGGTGGCGCCGGCTGCGCCCGCGGTCACCGCTCCCACCGTTCCGCCCGCCGCGACGCCCGTGGCCGTGTGCTCGGTCGTCACGGGTGGCAGCGACGTCGACGCCGAGTCGGAAGGGGCCGGAGAAGCCGAGGCCGAGGCATCGGCGTCGTCCGAGGTCTTCGTGCCGGGACCGAGGAACAGGTTCGCGAGGTAGCCGGTGAAGGTGCCGAAGATGCCGACCCCGACCACGATGATGATCGTGCCGATGATGCGCCCCGCGTTCGTCACGGGGTACTGATCGCCGTAGCCGACGGTCGAGATCGTGACGACGGTGTACCACAGCGCGTCCGAGGCGGAGGTGATGTTCGCGCCCTCGGCGTCCTCCTCGACGAAGAGGATCCACATGCTCCCGAACTCCAGCACGAGGATGCCCAGCAGGAGCAGGGTCATCAGGGCGCTGTTCGCTCGGTCGTGGATCAGCGTGCGCCACAGCGTGCGGGGTCCGACCTCTCGCATGAGGCGCGCGACCCGCCAGAGGCGGAACACGCGAAGCACCTTCAACTGCGGGAACCACAGGCTCGCAAGCAGGTCGGCCCATCCGAAACCGCGGAAGAAGTAGTGCGACGCCGACGGTGCGGTGACCATCCGGTAGACGAAGTCGCCGAGGAAGATGGCGCTGAACAGCGCGTTCAAGGCGTAGAGGATGAGCTGGATCGCCTCGCTGCTGTGCATCACGTAGAGCAGCACGAGATTGACGATCGACAGCACCGACAGTGCCCCGATGAAGATCTCGTAGGGGATGTTCTTCAGCTCGGAACGTGCTTTCCTGGCGCGTGACCTGGCCATCGTCGGCCTCCTCGTGCTCGAGGGTCGCCGGACGGGCGACCGCGGCACCATTGTTCAGCACCGGTCCGCCGTGCGGCGGATGCCTCACGACTCGAGGGTGATCGCGGCGGTGCGCCGTCCGAGCGGCGCACCGCCGCGCGTCAGGGAGTCACGTAGCCGTGCGCCATCGTGTCCTCGTCGGGCGTATCGCGGGTCACGAGGGCCTTCGCCATCGACGCCGCCATTGCGATCTTGCCCTTCGCGGGCTCCCAGAACTCCGCCTCGACGGGCGTGACCCGCAGCAGTGCGATGCCGGGCGTATCGAGACCGTCTTCGAACCAGACGTCGAGCGAGGGGCTGTACAGCTCCTCCATCTTCGCCCGATCGTGGATGACGCGTGCGGTCCCCGCCACGGAGACGAACCGCATGCCCTTCGCGTCGATGTAGGACAGGCCGACGTCGTGGTCCGCCTCGACCTCCTCGACTTTGCGCGTGTCGTCGGCGGTGAAGAACCAGATGTCGCCGTTGGCATCCATCTGGCGCGTGCTCATCGGCCTGCCGTGCAGGTTGCCTGCTGGATCCAGCGTCGTCAGCATCGTGAAGTCGATGTCTTCGACGAGCTCGCGGATGCGGTCGGTCGCTTCGGTTCCCGTGATCTCGGTCATGTTTCGACGCTTCCCCTTCCACGGCTTCCGCGACAGCCCTTGACAATGCCTCCTCGCGTCCGCCTGAGCGGCGACTCTCGTACCATGACCCGATGAGCGAGTCGGTGGGCGATCGGCGCTGGCGCGGCTGGAGCGTGCTGCCGCGACTCGTCGCGACGGCGCCGCCGCGGCTGCTGCTCGTCGTGGGAGTGGCGATGGTCGCGCTCGCGATGGTGCTCGTCGCGCGCCCTCTCACGTCGCTGCTCGTCCTCGGCGTCTACGTCGGCGCGAGCGCGGTCGTGTCGGGCCTGATCGAGCTGCGGACGCCGCGCGGAGGGTGGTGGACGCGCGCCATCGCGGTCGCCTGGATCGTCTTCGGAATCGTCGTCCTGGTGTGGCTCGGGCGGAGCCTGGACCTGCTGCCCCTCGCGCTGTCGCTCCTCCTCGTGCTGGGCGGCCTCGCGTCGATCGGCCACGCCCTCTTCGGCGGCCGGCTCAGTGAGCGCGTGCTCGCCGCCACCTGGGGCGTGACCCAGCTCGTGTTCGGCATCCTGTCGGTCACCTACCTGGATGTGACGGTGCTCGTCGCGGCGCTGGTCTTCGGAGTGTGGATGCTGGTCTTCGGCGCCGTGCTCTTCGTGCGGGGCCTGCGCGCGATCCTCGGGCCGCCGCCGGACCGTTCCGAGCGCGCCGAGCGGCGCGCCCGGCGCTGGGCCGATGCGGGACGATGGGCGCTCGCCGTCGTTCTCGTCGGCGTCACGGCGGCGGGATGGGCGGTCGACGACTGGTTCGCGCGCGGCGCCCCCGTCGTCGACGCCTTCTACGATCCACCGGCCGAGGTGCCGGCCGACCACGGGCAGCTCATCCGGTCGGAGGACTACGGCGGGCGGCAGCCCGCCGGGGGCGATGTCATGCGCATCCTCTACACGACGCGAGATGCGACCGGACGGCCGGCGGTCGGCAGTGCGCTCGTCATCGTCCCGTCGAAGGCCAACCCGGGACCTCGGCCCGTCGTGTCGTGGAACCACGGGACGACGGGCGTCGCGCGCGCCTGCGCGCCGAGCCTGCGCTCCGACGCGGCGACGAAGTGGGCCATCCCGGCGCTCGAGGACGCGCTCGACCGGGGCTGGGTCGTCGTCGCCTCCGATTACTCGGGGCAGGGCGCGCCCGGGGTGTTCCCCTACCTCATCGGCAAGGGCGAGGCGAAGTCGTCGCTCGACGCGATCCTCGCCGCCCGGCAGCTGCAGGGCCTCTGGCTCTCCCGGGACGTCGTCGTGTGGGGGCACTCGCAGGGCGGCCACGCGGCGCTGTGGACGACCCGGCTCGCGCCCGACTACGCGCCGCTGCTGCGCGTCAAAGGCACGGCCGTTCTCGCGCCCGTGACCGACCCCATCGCGCTCGCGCGCGAGCTGCGCGGGGGCGATGCGAACGCGCTGCTCTCGGTCCTCATCTCGTGGTTGCTCGTGCCGTACGCGGACACCTACCCCGAGGTCGAGCTGGGCGACTACATCGCTCCGGGAGCGCGGGCGATCGTGCGCGAGATGACGCAGCGCTGCCTGTCCGAGCCGGGCGTCATCGTCTCGGTCGTCTCGGCGCTCGGCGTCTCGGAGGACCGCCCGCTCTACACCGCCGACCTCACGACGGGCGCGCTCGGCCGCCGGCTCAGCCAGAACGCCGTCCCGCCGGCGTTCGATCAGCCGGTCCTCGTCGGCTGGGGGACTGCGGACGAGGTCATTCCCCCCGAGCTGCAGCAGAGCTTCATCGGCGATCTCTGCACGAAGGGCGTCTCGGTGCGCTGGGTCGAGATGCAGGGGTACGACCATCTCGGCGTCCTGCTGCCCGGGTCGGGCTTCCTTCCCACGCTCGTGGGATGGACGGGTGCCCGGTTCACGGGTGCGGAGTACCCGCTCGACGACTGCGGGCGCTGACCGTTGCGCCGGCTCCTCACAGCTTGGCGTAGCGACCGCGGAAGCCGCAGAACACCCCATACGCGATGAAGCCGACGCCCACCGCGGCGGCCAGCCACGAGCCGGCGGGGAGGGACTTCATCGCGTCGACGGCGCCGTCGAGTCCGCCTGCCGCCTTCGGATCGATGCGCACCGCCGCGATCAGGAAGATCGCGCCCACGATCACGAGGGCGACCCCCTTCGCGACGAACCCGAAGACGCCCAGCACGGCCACGGTGATGCCGAGCGCGCCGTCGGGCAGCTCGAGCTTGTCGCGGAAGCTGCGGCGCACCCCCATCACGACGAACGCGAGGCCCGCGCCCCCGACGGCGACGCCGAAGACTCCCAGCAGCAGCGGGCCGCCGGGAATCGACAGGATGCCGCGGCTCGCGCCCTCCGCAGCCGCCTCGCCGTTCGGCCTCGCGCCCAGGGCGACGGATGCCGCGATCCCGCCGAGCGCGAGGAAGACGAGCGCCTGCCCCCATTCGGCGACGCGGCGTCCCCACTTGGTCGCGATCTTGCGACGGGTGGCGCGCTCGGGCTGGTCGCTGCCGCGCCGCTCGGGATCGCTGCCGCGCCTCGGCTGGTCGTCGCCGCGCCGCGGCCGGTCGTCGCCGCGCCGCGGCCCGTCGTCGCCGGGCGCGTGCTTCTCGCCGTCACGCCGGGCGAGCAGTCCCTCCGCCGCGTGATAGACGCCGAGCGCCCACAGCGTCAC
This genomic interval carries:
- the ispG gene encoding flavodoxin-dependent (E)-4-hydroxy-3-methylbut-2-enyl-diphosphate synthase, coding for MPAVNLGMPKVPDVLAPRRKSRQIKVGKVLVGGDAPVSVQSMTTTPTTNINATLQQIAELTASGCEIVRVAVPSQDDADVLHIIAAKSQIPVIADIHFQPKYVFQAIDAGCAAVRVNPGNIRKFDDQVGAIANAAKAAGVSLRIGVNAGSLDPRLLEKYGKATPEALAESARWEASLFEEHDFHDFKISVKHNDPVVMVKAYRLLAAMGDWPLHLGVTEAGPAFQGTIKSATAFGILLGEGIGDTIRVSLSAPPAEEVKVGHQILQSLNLRERKLEIVSCPSCGRAQVDVYSLADSVTEGLKDMTVPLRVAVMGCVVNGPGEAREADLGVASGNGKGQIFVKGQVIKTVPESEIVATLIEEANRIADELGPDAPVGTAQVVTA
- a CDS encoding pyridoxamine 5'-phosphate oxidase family protein: MSAIFEAIDDSLARWIARQPMFFVATAPLAADGHVNVSPRGLDCFSVLDGSTVAWVDLTGSGAETIAHLRENGRICVMFSSFGPQPRILRVHGRGRVETAGEVFDDVVARHPSLIGPRAVIVVDVDRIADSCGWGVPRMQLVDDGERGIMGPWAEKKGPQGLVRYRTQKNLESLDGLPALSLDEV
- a CDS encoding proline--tRNA ligase; translation: MVTRLSNFFLRTLREDPADAEVTSHRLLVRAGYIRRAAPGVFTWLPLGLRVKAKIEAVIRDEMTKAGAFEVHFPALLPREPYEASGRWTSYGDGIFRLQDRKGADYLLAPTHEEMFTLLVKDLYSSYKDLPLTIYQIQDKYRDEARPRAGLLRGREFTMKDAYSFDYTDEGQDASYQSQRDAYERIFQRLGLEYVIVAADNGLMGGARSEEFLHPTPVGEDTFVRSDGGYAANVEAFVTTAPAPIPFEGLPAPVIFDSPNTPTIQTLVDHSNAHLEAPAPGIAGPDTDGVTEWTAAHTLKNVVLALTHLDGTRELVIVGVPGDRDVDDKRVEVAFAPAAVEPATEQDFEDNPLLVKGYIGPWSETGPILGEESATGIRFLLDPRVVDGTAWVTGANIDQKHVHSLVAGRDFTGDGFVEVATVRDGDLAPDGSGPVHLARGMEIGHVFQLGRFFAETLGLQVLDENGKLVTVTMGSYGIGVTRILAIIAELNNDDKGLVWPAPVAPFDVHVVATGKDSVAFDLAASVSAELEASGLDVLYDDRPKVSPGVKFADAELVGVPRIVIVGRGAADGQVELWDRRSGDREVLPVGEAVARLTA
- a CDS encoding ion transporter, whose product is MARSRARKARSELKNIPYEIFIGALSVLSIVNLVLLYVMHSSEAIQLILYALNALFSAIFLGDFVYRMVTAPSASHYFFRGFGWADLLASLWFPQLKVLRVFRLWRVARLMREVGPRTLWRTLIHDRANSALMTLLLLGILVLEFGSMWILFVEEDAEGANITSASDALWYTVVTISTVGYGDQYPVTNAGRIIGTIIIVVGVGIFGTFTGYLANLFLGPGTKTSDDADASASASPAPSDSASTSLPPVTTEHTATGVAAGGTVGAVTAGAAGATAPARVATPADVAAPADGTSPAPLSTEQLLELLERYERATAELRELVGAAQRTAGGAAADG
- a CDS encoding pyridoxamine 5'-phosphate oxidase family protein, giving the protein MTEITGTEATDRIRELVEDIDFTMLTTLDPAGNLHGRPMSTRQMDANGDIWFFTADDTRKVEEVEADHDVGLSYIDAKGMRFVSVAGTARVIHDRAKMEELYSPSLDVWFEDGLDTPGIALLRVTPVEAEFWEPAKGKIAMAASMAKALVTRDTPDEDTMAHGYVTP
- a CDS encoding lipase family protein, translating into MSESVGDRRWRGWSVLPRLVATAPPRLLLVVGVAMVALAMVLVARPLTSLLVLGVYVGASAVVSGLIELRTPRGGWWTRAIAVAWIVFGIVVLVWLGRSLDLLPLALSLLLVLGGLASIGHALFGGRLSERVLAATWGVTQLVFGILSVTYLDVTVLVAALVFGVWMLVFGAVLFVRGLRAILGPPPDRSERAERRARRWADAGRWALAVVLVGVTAAGWAVDDWFARGAPVVDAFYDPPAEVPADHGQLIRSEDYGGRQPAGGDVMRILYTTRDATGRPAVGSALVIVPSKANPGPRPVVSWNHGTTGVARACAPSLRSDAATKWAIPALEDALDRGWVVVASDYSGQGAPGVFPYLIGKGEAKSSLDAILAARQLQGLWLSRDVVVWGHSQGGHAALWTTRLAPDYAPLLRVKGTAVLAPVTDPIALARELRGGDANALLSVLISWLLVPYADTYPEVELGDYIAPGARAIVREMTQRCLSEPGVIVSVVSALGVSEDRPLYTADLTTGALGRRLSQNAVPPAFDQPVLVGWGTADEVIPPELQQSFIGDLCTKGVSVRWVEMQGYDHLGVLLPGSGFLPTLVGWTGARFTGAEYPLDDCGR
- a CDS encoding DUF1206 domain-containing protein, which translates into the protein MKGEAKAEAKHVARETESNGGVRVLARAGYFANGVVHALVGIIVLVLAFGGRGESDQAGAFKAIAAAPVGFAALWVLAVTLWALGVYHAAEGLLARRDGEKHAPGDDGPRRGDDRPRRGDDQPRRGSDPERRGSDQPERATRRKIATKWGRRVAEWGQALVFLALGGIAASVALGARPNGEAAAEGASRGILSIPGGPLLLGVFGVAVGGAGLAFVVMGVRRSFRDKLELPDGALGITVAVLGVFGFVAKGVALVIVGAIFLIAAVRIDPKAAGGLDGAVDAMKSLPAGSWLAAAVGVGFIAYGVFCGFRGRYAKL